Genomic segment of Alphaproteobacteria bacterium:
GAAAACAACCACGGAACCAAACTCTATTGCATTTCCGGCCACGTCAACGAGCCGTGCAATGTTGAAGAATCGATGAGCATCCCACTGCGCGAGCTGATCGAGAAGCATGCCGGCGGCGTACGCGGCGGTTGGGATAATCTGCTCGCCATCATACCGGGGGGATCGTCCGTACCGCTTCTGCCGAAATCGATTTGCGATACGGTGCTGATGGATTTCGACGCCTTGCGGGAGGTCAAGTCAGGGCTCGGCACGGCGGCCGTAATGGTGATGGACAAGTCGACCGATATCGTCAAGGCCATCGCGCGCCTTTCCAAATTCTACATGCATGAAAGCTGCGGCCAATGCACGCCCTGCCGGGAGGGCACGGGATGGATGTGGCGCGTTATGGAACGGTTGGTGCGCGGCGAGGCCGAAGTCGGCGAAATCGATATGCTGCTCGAGGTGACCTACCAGGTCGAAGGCCATACGATCTGCGCCTTGGGCGACGCGGCGGCGTGGCCTATACAAGGCCTGATCAGGCATTTTAGGCCTGAATTGGAACGCCGTATCGTCGAACGCCAAACGACCGGCCAAGCGGCGGCGTGAGGGGACGGCCATGGTGAAGCTGACCATCGACGACAAGGAAATCGATGTCGAGCGCGGGCTGACCGTGCTGCAGGCCTGTGAGATCGCGGGCGTGGAAATTCCTCGCTTTTGCTATCACGAGCGCCTGTCGATCGCGGGCAATTGCCGAATGTGCCTGGTCGAGATGGAGAAGTCGCCAAAGCCCATCGCTTCGTGCGCGATGCCGGCAGGCGAGGGCATGGTGATCCGTACCAACTCCGCCGTGGCGCGAAAGGCACGCCAGGGGGTGATGGAGTTCCTGCTCATCAACCACCCGCTCGATTGTCCGATCTGCGACCAGGGCGGAGAATGCGACCTGCAGGATCAGGCGATGGCCTATGGCGGCGATCGCACCCGTTATCACGAGAACAAGCGCGCGGTGAAGGACAAGTACATGGGGCCGTTGATCAAGACGATCATGACCCGGTGTATTCACTGCACCCGCTGTATCCGGTTTGCCACCGAGGTCGCGGGTGTGCCGGAATTGGGCGCGGTCAATCGTGGTGAGCATATGGAGATCACCACATACCTCGAAAAGACGATGACGTCCGAAATGTCGGGCAACGTGATCGACCTTTGCCCGGTTGGGGCATTGACCTCGAAGCCCTATGCCTTTAGCGCCCGGTCGTGGGAATTGACCAAGACCGAATCGATCGATGTCATGGACGCGGTTGGCAGCAATATCCGCGTCGACTCGCGGGGCGGGGCGGTGATGCGTGTTCTTCCGCGTCTGAACGAAGACATCAACGAGGAATGGATTTCAGACAAGACGCGCTTCGCCTGCGATGGCCTATTGCGCCAACGTCTCGATCGCCCCTACGTGAGGCGCGAGGGTAAGCTGCAAGAGGCGTCGTGGACCGAAGCGTTCACCGTCATCGCGACCCGCCTCAAGGAGATACCGGGCGACCGCGTGGCGGCAATCGCCGGCGATCAGGCTGATGTTGAGGCGATGTACGCATTGAAGGATCTCATGGCCGTGCTTGGCTCGCCGCACCTCGATTGCCGTCAGGATGGGGCGTGGTTCGATCCGTCGCGCCGCGAGAACTATATTTTCAATACGACGATCGCCGGTATCGAGCAGGCCGATGCCTGCTTGATGGTAGCGGCGGATCCCCGGCACGAAGCCCCAATCATCGAGGCCCGCTTGCGTAAGCGGTGGTTGATGGGCGGGTTTGGCACCGCTTCGATTGGACCCGATATCGACCACACCTTCCCGGTTCTGAAGCTGGGCGCCGGTCCGGAGACCCTGCTCGCCGTGCTGGACGGAACGGCCGATTTTGCCCGGATTCTCGAAAGCGCGGAACGACCGATGCTGATCCTTGGCCAGGGCGCGCTTGCGCGGGCCGACGGCGCTGCCGTCTATGCGACCGCAACGCAAATCGCAGAAAAGTATGGCGTGGCGATCGACGGATGGAACGGGTTCAATGTTCTCCATACCGCAGCGGCCCGCGTCGGCGGTCTAGATATCGGTTTCTTACCTCGAACAGGCGGCCGTGACGTGTCGGGTATCCTTGCCGGCGCGGGTGCCGGCGAGATCGGCGCGGTCTACTTACTGGGTGCTGACGAAATCGACATGAATGCGCTCGGCGAGGCATTCGTGATCTATCAGGGTCATCACGGTGACGCTGGTGCCCATCGCGCCGATGTTATTCTTCCTGGCGCGGCCTACACGGAAAAGTCGGCAACCTACGTCAACACCGAAGGCCGCTTGCAGATGACCGAAATCGCCGTTTTCCCGCCCGGGGATGCACGCGAGGACTGGACCATCATCCGCGCCTTGTCGGAGCCCTTGGGGCACAAATTGCCCTTTGACAATCTCGACCAATTGCGCGCCTTGATGTTCGACCAGGACGGAACGCTATTCGGCATGCGCGACAACGAAGAAGTTGGCGGCTCGTTGACCGGACCCGCCGCCATGGATGCTTCAACACCGTTCCAGCTTCCTATTCGAAATTTCTATATGACCTGCCCGGTCAGCCGGGCTTCGGAAACCATGGCTCAGTGCGCCGCGGAGCTGGGCATCGGACCCGATGTGAGGACCGGCACCGATGGGTAGTTTCCTCGATACCTATATCTGGCCAACGGCGCTGATCGTGCTCTACATCATTTTGATCGTCGTGCCGATCATCATTAGCGTTGCCTATTTGACCTATGCCGAGCGCAAGGTCATTGCCGCCATGCAATTGCGAAAAGGCCCCAATGTGGTTGGGCCATTCGGCCTGCTGCAACCGTTTGCCGACGGCTTCAAGCTGCTGCTCAAGGAGACGATCGTTCCGAGCAGCGCAAACCGCGTGGTATTCATCCTGGCGCCGATCGTGACGTTCAGCCTCAGCCTGGTGGCTTGGGCGGTAATTCCCTTCGATGCCGGTCTCGTGCTCGCCGACATCAACGTTGGCATCTTGTATCTGTTCGCGATTTCTTCTCTCGGCGTCTACGGAATCATCATGGCGGGGTGGGCCAGCAATTCGAAGTACCCTTTCATCGGCGCGCTGCGGTCGGCCGCCCAGATGGTTTCCTACGAGGTTTCGATCGGGTTCGTAATGATCACCGTGCTGCTGGTTGCGGGATCGTTGAATCTAAGTGAAATCGTCATGTCGCAGGAGGGCGGATTTTGGCGCTGGCATTGGCTGCCGTTGCTCCCCATGTTCGTCATCTTCTTCGTCTCCGCACTGGCCGAAACCAACCGCGCACCGTTCGACCTTCCGGAAGCCGAGGCCGAACTCGTCGCCGGATACAACGTGGAATATTCGGCGTTCCCGTTCGCGCTCTTCTTCCTCGGCGAATATGCCAATATGATTTTGATGAGCGGCATAACCACAGTTCTGTTCCTCGGCGGTTGGTTGGCGCCGATCGAGATCGAGCCGTTGACCTGGATTCCCGGCCCAATTTGGTTTGCCCTAAAAATTGCCGCTGTCTTGTTTGTCTTTCTTTGGGTGCGGGCGACGTTTCCACGGTATCGCTACGATCAGCTGATGCGGCTTGGCTGGAAGGTGTTTCTGCCGATTTCCCTGGCGGCGGTGGTGGTCGTTGCCGGCGTATTGATGGTCACCGGCTGGGTTCCGGTGAGGTAGGCGCACGATGATGGTAAATGAGGCGTCATATCGAGGACGGGCGGCGGCCGATCTCAGACAAAGGCCGGCTCTTAGCGGAGAGAGGACATAGCAATGTTGGACCGCGGGGCACGCACCGTCTTGCTAGGAGAGTTGTTGTCGGGCATGAGCTTGACCCTCAAGTATTTCTTCAAGCCCAAGGTGACGATCAACTATCCTTACGAAAAAGGCCCCCTGAGCCCGAGGTTCCGGGGCGAACATGCATTGCGCCGGTATCCCAATGGGGAGGAACGTTGCATTGCCTGCAAACTCTGCGAGGCGGTGTGTCCGGCCCAAGCGATCACGATCGAAGCGGAACCGCGGGCGGACGGCAGCCGACGGACCACCCGCTACGACATCGACATGACGAAATGCATCTATTGCGGCTTCTGCGAGGAGGCCTGCCCGGTCGATGCCATCGTCGAGGGACCGAATTTCGAGTTTGCAGCCGAGACCCGGGAGGAGCTGATGTATGACAAGCAAAAGCTTCTCGACAACGGCGACCGCTGGGAATCGGAGATCGCCTCCAACTTGGCACTCGACGCACCGTACCGCTGAACGAAATCGATAAGGGGAAGGGGATCAAGGTGGGCATAACGCATCGGCACGGGCGGAGGGTCGCGTGATCATCCAGGCCTTCGCGTTTTATTTGTTTTCCGCCATCGCCATCGCGTCGGCGGTCATGGTGGTCTCCGCCCGCAATCCCGTGCACTCGGTGCTGTTCCTGATCCTAGCTTTCTTCAATGGCGCGGCTCTATTCGTCCTGCTGGGGGCGGAGT
This window contains:
- a CDS encoding NADH-quinone oxidoreductase subunit G, with product MVKLTIDDKEIDVERGLTVLQACEIAGVEIPRFCYHERLSIAGNCRMCLVEMEKSPKPIASCAMPAGEGMVIRTNSAVARKARQGVMEFLLINHPLDCPICDQGGECDLQDQAMAYGGDRTRYHENKRAVKDKYMGPLIKTIMTRCIHCTRCIRFATEVAGVPELGAVNRGEHMEITTYLEKTMTSEMSGNVIDLCPVGALTSKPYAFSARSWELTKTESIDVMDAVGSNIRVDSRGGAVMRVLPRLNEDINEEWISDKTRFACDGLLRQRLDRPYVRREGKLQEASWTEAFTVIATRLKEIPGDRVAAIAGDQADVEAMYALKDLMAVLGSPHLDCRQDGAWFDPSRRENYIFNTTIAGIEQADACLMVAADPRHEAPIIEARLRKRWLMGGFGTASIGPDIDHTFPVLKLGAGPETLLAVLDGTADFARILESAERPMLILGQGALARADGAAVYATATQIAEKYGVAIDGWNGFNVLHTAAARVGGLDIGFLPRTGGRDVSGILAGAGAGEIGAVYLLGADEIDMNALGEAFVIYQGHHGDAGAHRADVILPGAAYTEKSATYVNTEGRLQMTEIAVFPPGDAREDWTIIRALSEPLGHKLPFDNLDQLRALMFDQDGTLFGMRDNEEVGGSLTGPAAMDASTPFQLPIRNFYMTCPVSRASETMAQCAAELGIGPDVRTGTDG
- the nuoH gene encoding NADH-quinone oxidoreductase subunit NuoH, yielding MGSFLDTYIWPTALIVLYIILIVVPIIISVAYLTYAERKVIAAMQLRKGPNVVGPFGLLQPFADGFKLLLKETIVPSSANRVVFILAPIVTFSLSLVAWAVIPFDAGLVLADINVGILYLFAISSLGVYGIIMAGWASNSKYPFIGALRSAAQMVSYEVSIGFVMITVLLVAGSLNLSEIVMSQEGGFWRWHWLPLLPMFVIFFVSALAETNRAPFDLPEAEAELVAGYNVEYSAFPFALFFLGEYANMILMSGITTVLFLGGWLAPIEIEPLTWIPGPIWFALKIAAVLFVFLWVRATFPRYRYDQLMRLGWKVFLPISLAAVVVVAGVLMVTGWVPVR
- the nuoI gene encoding NADH-quinone oxidoreductase subunit NuoI, producing MAMLDRGARTVLLGELLSGMSLTLKYFFKPKVTINYPYEKGPLSPRFRGEHALRRYPNGEERCIACKLCEAVCPAQAITIEAEPRADGSRRTTRYDIDMTKCIYCGFCEEACPVDAIVEGPNFEFAAETREELMYDKQKLLDNGDRWESEIASNLALDAPYR